A single genomic interval of Corylus avellana chromosome ca10, CavTom2PMs-1.0 harbors:
- the LOC132163441 gene encoding probable WRKY transcription factor 20 isoform X2 yields MLLSHPYDILMASLSRGIEEEDMDGRGFRLVLPEDGYEWRKYGQKFIKNIGKFSYFKCQRSNCSAKKRAEWSASKPGTLRVVYEGVHTHDLPATESASSGQSGTSSSTANQYDLLTQVFGDRSSTTTSLHDDHP; encoded by the exons ATGCTCCTCTCCCACCCATACGATATACTAATGGCTTCATTATCAAG GGGAATTGAAGAGGAAGACATGGATGGAAGAGGCTTCAGATTGGTGTTGCCTGAAGATGGCtatgaatggagaaaatatggccaaaagttcataaaaaatattggCAAATTCAG TTACTTCAAGTGCCAAAGGAGCAATTGCAGTGCAAAGAAGAGAGCTGAGTGGTCGGCGTCGAAGCCCGGTACTCTTCGAGTAGTGTATGAGGGGGTACATACACACGACTTACCGGCAACAGAATCTGCCTCCTCCGGCCAGTCAGGGACTTCATCTTCAACTGCAAACCAATATGACTTGCTGACACAAGTTTTCGGAGATCGATCATCAACTACTACTTCTCTTCATGATGATCACCCATGA
- the LOC132163885 gene encoding protein MET1, chloroplastic: MSLAPSSHPSLYSSPPLPRTTKTRRIPAAFCQTNHSSFKNHSFLSTSTGFSHTHLLKPLILIVKASETESPTSKSESGSEGGEGDEEQYEEYEVELVQPYGLKFAKGRDGGTYIDAIASGGSADNSGVFTVGDKVLATSAVFGTEIWPAAEYGRTMYTIRQRVGPLLIKMQKRYGKQEDRGELTEKEIIRAERNSGVISNRVREIQMQNSLRKKEQKELRAKDLREGLQLYKNAKYEEALERFESVLGSKPELAEASVASYNVACCYSKLNQIKAGLSALEDALQSGFEDFKRIRTDPDLANIRTSEEFDSLLKRFDESFINENAINAIKSLFGIFDKK; the protein is encoded by the exons ATGTCTTTAGCTCCAAGTAGTCATCCTTCTCTCTACTCTTCACCGCCATTGCCAAGAACTACCAAAACCAGGCGAATCCCCGCTGCGTTTTGCCAAACCAACCATTCCTCATTCAAGAACCACTCGTTTCTGAGCACTTCAACCGGTTTCTCACATACCCATTTGCTCAAACCGTTGATTTTGATCGTAAAAGCATCGGAAACTGAGTCCCCGACATCGAAATCGGAGAGTGGAAGCGAAGGGGGAGAGGGAGACGAAGAACAGTATGAAGAGTATGAGGTGGAGCTGGTGCAGCCATATGGCCTGAAATTCGCCAAGGGCCGAGATGGTGGGACTTACATAGATGCGATTGCATCGGGTGGATCGGCTGACAACTCTGGGGTGTTCACTGTTGGGGATAAAGTACTTGCCACCAG TGCGGTGTTTGGGACAGAAATATGGCCTGCTGCTGAATATGGAAGGACAATGTACACCATTCGCCAAAGAGTCGGCCCATTGCTCATCAAAATGCAGAAGAGATATG GGAAGCAAGAGGACAGAGGTGAATTAACAGAAAAGGAGATTATCAGAGCTGAGAGAAACTCTGGTGTAATTAGTAACAGAGTGAGGGAAATCCAA ATGCAAAATTCCTTGAGAAAAAAGGAACAGAAAGAGCTCAGGGCAAAGGACCTTCGTGAAGGACTGCAACTTTACAA GAATGCCAAATATGAGGAAGCACTAGAAAGGTTTGAGTCTGTATTGGGATCAAAACCAGAGCTAGCTGAAGCTTCAGTCGCAAGTTACAATGTCGCTTGTTGTTATTCCAAGCTTAATCAG ATAAAGGCTGGGCTCTCTGCTCTTGAAGATGCCTTGCAATCAGGATTTGAAGACTTTAAG AGAATCCGAACAGATCCAGACCTAGCCAATATAAGAACATCCGAGGAATTCGACTCTCTTTTGAAAAGGTTTGATGAGTCATTTATCAATGAAAATGCCATCAATGCAATTAAGTCTTTATTTGGCATATTCGACAAGAAATAG
- the LOC132163443 gene encoding ruBisCO large subunit-binding protein subunit beta, chloroplastic, with protein sequence MASTFTAMSSVGSFAAPSCRVMDKKFSSSASISSCSFVRRQNVISRRNHSPKICAMAKELHFNKDGSAIKKLQTGVNKLADLVGVTLGPKGRNVVLESKYGSPKIVNDGVTVAKEVELEDPVENIGAKLVRQAAAKTNDLAGDGTTTSVVLAQGLIAEGVKVVAAGANPVLITRGIEKTSKALVSELKKMSKEVEDSELADVAAVSAGNNYEVGNMIAEAMSKVGRKGVVTLEEGKSAENSLYVVEGMQFDRGYISPYFVTDSEKMAVEYENCQLLLVDKKITNARDLINILEEAIRGGYPVLIIAEDIEQEALATLVVNKLRGALKIAALKAPGFGERKSQYLDDIAILTGGTVIRDEVGLTLDKVGKEVLGHASKVVLTKDTTTIVGDGSTQEAVNKRVAQIRNLIEAAEQDYEREKLNERIAKLSGGVAVIQVGAQTETELKEKKLRVEDALNATKAAVEEGIVVGGGCTLLRLASKVDAIKDSLDNDEEKVGADIVKRALSYPLKLIAKNAGVNGSVVSEKVLSSDNFKYGYNAATGKYEDLMAAGIIDPTKVVRCCLEHAASVAKTFLMSDCVVVEIKEPEAVPAGNPMDNSGYGY encoded by the exons ATGGCTTCAACTTTTACAGCCATGTCTTCAGTTGGCTCCTTTGCTGCTCCTAGCTGCCGTGTTATGGATAAGAAATTTTCATCTTCTGCTTCCATTTCTTCATGCTCATTTGTTAGGAGGCAGAATGTGATTTCACGCAGAAATCACTCTCCCAAGATTTGTGCCATGGCAAAGGAATTGCATTTCAACAAGGACGGCTCGGCTATTAAGAAACTGCAA ACTGGTGTGAACAAGCTTGCGGATCTGGTTGGGGTTACTCTTGGTCCAAAGGGCAGGAATGTTGTTCTGGAAAGCAAGTATGGGTCCCCAAAAATAGTTAATGATGGTGTTACTGTGGCAAAAGAG GTTGAGTTGGAGGACCCAGTTGAGAACATAGGTGCTAAGTTAGTGAGACAAGCAGCTGCCAAGACCAATGATTTGGCTGGTGATGGAACCACAACGTCTGTTGTTCTTGCACAAGGTCTTATTGCTGAGGGTGTCAAG GTGGTAGCAGCTGGTGCAAACCCTGTTTTAATTACTCGAGGTATTGAGAAGACCTCAAAAGCTCTAGTGTCTGAGcttaagaaaatgtcaaaagAG GTTGAAGACAGTGAGCTGGCTGATGTGGCAGCAGTTAGTGCTGGAAACAACTATGAAGTTGGAAATATGATAGCTGAAGCCATGAGTAAGGTGGGTCGTAAGGGTGTGGTGACTCTAGAAGAAGGGAAAAGTGCTGAGAACAGCCTCTATGTTGTTGAAGGAATGCAATTTGACCGTGGTTACATCTCACCTTACTTTGTCACCGATAGTGAGAAAATGGCAGTTGAATATGAAAATTGCCAG TTGCTTCTTGTtgataagaaaataacaaatgcTAGAGATCTTATCAACATTCTGGAGGAGGCTATTAGAGGTGGATACCCAGTTTTGATAATTGCAGAAGACATTGAACAAGAAGCTCTCGCAACTCTGGTTGTGAACAAGCTTAGAGGAGCTCTGAAGATTGCTGCGCTCAAAGCCCCTGGTTTTGGGGAGCGCAAGAGCCAATACCTCGATGACATTGCCATTCTCACTGGAG GAACTGTTATCAGAGATGAGGTGGGGCTTACCTTAGACAAAGTTGGCAAGGAGGTACTCGGTCATGCTTCTAAGGTGGTGCTTACCAAGGATACTACTACGATTGTTGGTGATGGAAGCACACAGGAAGCAGTAAACAAGAGAGTTGCACAGATTAGAAATCTAATTGAG GCTGCAGAGCAAGACTATGAGAgggaaaaattaaatgaaaggaTTGCAAAATTGTCAGGTGGTGTTGCTGTAATACAG GTTGGTGCACAAACTGAGACAGAgctcaaagaaaagaaactgaGAGTAGAAGATGCTCTCAATGCAACAAAG GCTGCTGTTGAGGAAGGTATTGTAGTTGGTGGTGGATGCACCTTGCTGAGACTTGCATCAAAGGTTGATGCCATCAAGGACAGCCTTGACAATGATGAAGAGAAG GTTGGAGCAGATATTGTCAAAAGAGCTTTGAGTTACCCTTTGAAATTGATTGCCAAGAATGCTGGTGTTAATGGAAGTGTGGTTAGCGAGAAG gTGCTTTCCAGTGACAACTTTAAATATGGATACAACGCAGCAACTGGGAAATATGAAGATTTAATGGCTGCTGGAATAATTGATCCAACTAAG GTGGTGAGGTGTTGCCTTGAGCATGCAGCCTCGGTGGCAAAAACATTCTTGATGTCAGATTGTGTAGTTGTTGAAATCAAGGAGCCCGAAGCAGTGCCTGCTGGAAACCCCATGGACAATTCAG GATACGGCTACTAA
- the LOC132163394 gene encoding probable serine/threonine-protein kinase PBL16 isoform X2 encodes MGNCWCRWEPSVYRVSSNAKSESPKYESQLVKQRNDESKLPSNPEEVEDFRRDSAANPLIAFTFNELKAEVMFLGQLSHPNLVKLIGYCCEDEQRVLIYEYMPRGSVENNLFSRVLLPLPWSIRMKIAFGAAKGLAFLHEAEKPVIYRDFKTSNILLDSDYNAKLSDFGLAKDGPVGDKSHVSTRIMGTYGYAAPEYIMTGHLTPRSDVYSYGVVLLELLTGRKSLDKSRPAREQNLTDWALPLLKEKKKLMNIIDPRLEGDYPVKGVHKAAMLAYHCLNRNPKARPLMRDIVDSLEPLQAPTDQEVSTEQTTLTVISEVPDAESKRKEDAESSS; translated from the exons ATGGGGAATTGCTGGTGTAGGTGGGAACCCTCGGTTTACAGAGTCTCATCCAATGCAAAGTCAG AGTCTCCAAAATACGAGAGCCAATTAGTGAAACAAAGGAACGATGAAAGTAAGCTACCATCAAACCCTGAAGAAGTAGAAGATTTCCGTCGTGATTCAGCTGCAAATCCATTGATTGCATTCACCTTCAATGAGCTAAAG GCAGAAGTCATGTTTTTGGGGCAGCTTTCTCATCCAAATTTGGTAAAATTGATTGGATATTGCTGTGAAGATGAGCAGCGGGTACTAATATATGAGTATATGCCTCGGGGTAGTGTGGAGAACAATCTTTTTTCAA GAGTATTGCTGCCTTTGCCGTGGTCCATTAGAATGAAAATTGCATTTGGTGCTGCAAAAGGACTTGCCTTTCTCCATGAAGCTGAGAAACCTGTCATCTATCGTGATTTTAAGACTTCTAATATTCTGCTAGACTCG GACTACAATGCAAAGCTCTCTGACTTTGGCCTTGCAAAAGATGGACCAGTGGGAGACAAGTCTCATGTTTCTACTCGCATAATGGGAACGTACGGGTATGCTGCTCCCGAGTATATTATGACAG GCCATCTAACTCCTAGGAGTGATGTTTACAGCTATGGTGTTGTTCTTCTTGAACTTCTTACAGGAAGAAAATCCTTAGACAAGTCACGACCAGCCCGAGAGCAGAACCTGACAGATTGGGCTCTCCCGTTGcttaaggagaagaaaaaattgatgaatatcATTGATCCAAGGCTGGAAGGAGACTATCCTGTTAAAGGAGTTCACAAGGCAGCCATGCTGGCTTATCATTGCCTAAACAGGAATCCAAAGGCAAGGCCTTTAATGCGAGATATAGTGGACTCCTTGGAACCTCTACAGGCCCCTACTGATCAGGAGGTTTCAACTGAACAAACTACTTTAACTGTAATTAGTGAGGTTCCGGATGCAGAgtcaaaaagaaaggaagatgcAGAGAGTAGTAGCTGA
- the LOC132163884 gene encoding pumilio homolog 12, giving the protein MEERGRYMEFDEFERLLGEIPNVTSAKPHSEESGPKMVSLEGSVSPNCVNSCKGPISEKLQNYGNLDDQSLTSAFAGLNFIDGVTVGAGSPLEKSKSLPNHTILFDRQYLNSLKKPNYVETQMTIASSFKSAKDVPCGFDEFSGTKVGQESSNLLKLNAEETKKRQGDYFQQLENFSATVPFAPAVQGFQFLSNVPVHGVQFPAMPDQQQFFLDAQSLLPYFHPEQINQPQIGWRNVEDEQHYRMHQHYQYLQQLRSQGCEAQHAIQAHGNLTARLMSESPRQPYFELPISHQIEKSKQEPVWNNYTNYRGSNQSNSSISFTNFNAMQILDKVTKQKFPETFSTRSHGVNILKDVKFGSVGGNESLTHVSQNGNFLSNHHLWHSFSTPRAGCFQLDSLRSRGLSHETTDLKSTDLKYNSVDEVTGRIYLMAKDQHGCRFLQKKLAEGTRKDFEKIFLEIVDYIVELMTDSFGNYLVQKLLEICNEAQQMQILRTITRKSGELVRISCDMHGTRAVQKVIETLKTPEQFSMVLSALKPGIVTLIKNANGNHVAQCCLQCLTPEYSKFLTEAATTNCVELATDRHGCCVLQKCLGHCEGEQRRRLICEITSNSLILSQDPFGNYVVQLVFELRLPWATADILDRLEGHYADLSMQKFSSHVVEKCLKYAGDEHRTRLIQELIENPRLDQIMQDPYGNYVIQAALSQSKGAFHTALLAAIKCHDPVLQTSPYGKKVLSSSGLKK; this is encoded by the exons atggaggaaagaggAAGATACATGGAATTTGATGAATTTGAGAGGCTACTAGGTGAGATACCAAATGTTACTTCTGCGAAACCACATTCTGAGGAATCTGGACCAAAgatggtgtctttggagggaagCGTGTCTCCTAACTGTGTGAATTCATGCAAAGGGCCTATCAGTGAGAAACTTCAAAACTATGGGAATTTGGATGACCAGTCCTTGACATCTGCCTTTGCAGGATTAAACTTTATTGATGGTGTGACAGTGGGAGCTGGTAGTCCTTTGGAAAAGTCTAAATCCTTACCCAATCATACCATTTTATTTGATCGTCAATATCTAAACAGCTTAAAGAAACCAAATTATGTGGAAACACAAATGACAATTGCCTCTTCTTTCAAATCAGCAAAAGATGTACCTTGTGGTTTTGATGAGTTTAGTGGCACAAAAGTTGGTCAGGAAAGTTCAAATTTGTTAAAACTGAATGCTGAAGAAACCAAGAAGCGGCAAGGTGACTATTTTCAACAACTTGAAAATTTCTCCGCTACTGTGCCATTTGCTCCTGCAGTGCAAGGCTTCCAGTTCCTCTCTAATGTGCCGGTCCATGGTGTGCAATTTCCTGCAATGCCTGATCAACAACAATTCTTCTTAGATGCACAATCTTTGTTGCCTTATTTTCATCCAGAACAAATAAACCAGCCTCAGATCGGTTGGAGGAATGTAGAAGATGAACAACATTATAGGATGCATCAGCACTACCAGTACCTGCAGCAACTTCGCAGTCAGGGATGTGAAGCTCAGCATGCTATTCAAGCACATGGAAATCTCACAGCTAGGCTGATGAGTGAGAGCCCGAGGCAACCATATTTTGAGTTGCCAATCTCTCACCAGattgaaaaatctaaacaaGAACCAGTTTGGAACAATTATACAAATTATAGGGGTTCAAACCAATCaaattcttctatttctttCACAAATTTTAACGCAATGCAAATTTTGGACAAAGTGACTAAACAAAAGTTTCCTGAAACGTTTTCGACAAGATCACATGGAGTGAACATACTCAAAGATGTGAAGTTTGGCTCTGTTGGTGGAAATGAATCACTAACCCATGTCAGCCAAAATgggaattttctctcaaatcaTCACCTATGGCATAGCTTTTCTACTCCAAGGGCGGGATGCTTTCAGTTAGATAGTTTGAGATCACGGGGTTTGTCCCATGAAACTACAGATCTTAAAAGTACTGATCTGAAGTATAACTCTGTTGATGAAGTCACTGGAAGAATATATCTCATGGCTAAAGACCAACATGGTTGCCGCTTCTTACAGAAAAAACTTGCTGAGGGCACCCgaaaagattttgaaaagatttttcttgAGATCGTCGATTACATTGTTGAGCTCATGACAGATTCTTTTGGGAATTACCTAGTACAGAAGCTGCTTGAAATTTGTAATGAGGCTCAGCAGATGCAAATACTTCGAACAATCACAAGAAAATCTGGGGAACTTGTTAGGATTTCCTGCGATATGCATGG GACTAGGGCTGTTCAGAAGGTCATTGAAACCCTTAAGACTCCAGAGCAGTTCTCCATGGTTCTTTCCGCACTAAAGCCTGGTATTGTGACTTTAATAAAAAACGCGAATGGCAACCATGTTGCACAATGCTGCTTGCAGTGTCTAACGCCTGAATACAGCAAG TTCCTTACTGAAGCTGCAACTACTAATTGTGTTGAACTTGCAACGGACCGCCATGGCTGTTGTGTGCTTCAAAAATGCCTTGGCCATTGTGAGGGTGAGCAAAGACGCCGTTTAATATGCGAGATTACATCAAATTCTCTAATCCTCTCCCAAGATCCATTCGG GAATTATGTTGTGCAACTTGTGTTTGAGCTTCGGCTTCCATGGGCAACAGCAGATATTCTTGACCGATTGGAGGGTCACTACGCGGACTTGTCCATGCAGAAATTTAGCAGTCATGTGGTTGAGAAATGTCTCAAGTATGCAGGTGATGAACACCGCACTCGTCTTATCCAAGAGCTTATTGAGAATCCTCGGCTAGATCAAATTATGCAAGACCCTTATGGAAATTATGTTATCCAAGCAGCATTAAGTCAGTCAAAG GGAGCTTTTCATACTGCATTGTTGGCTGCCATAAAATGTCATGATCCTGTGCTTCAGACAAGCCCATATGGGAAGAAAGTTCTCTCTAGCAGCGGTTTGAAGAAATAA
- the LOC132163441 gene encoding WRKY transcription factor 23-like isoform X1, giving the protein MLLSHPYDILMASLSRGIEEEDMDGRGFRLVLPEDGYEWRKYGQKFIKNIGKFRSYFKCQRSNCSAKKRAEWSASKPGTLRVVYEGVHTHDLPATESASSGQSGTSSSTANQYDLLTQVFGDRSSTTTSLHDDHP; this is encoded by the exons ATGCTCCTCTCCCACCCATACGATATACTAATGGCTTCATTATCAAG GGGAATTGAAGAGGAAGACATGGATGGAAGAGGCTTCAGATTGGTGTTGCCTGAAGATGGCtatgaatggagaaaatatggccaaaagttcataaaaaatattggCAAATTCAG AAGTTACTTCAAGTGCCAAAGGAGCAATTGCAGTGCAAAGAAGAGAGCTGAGTGGTCGGCGTCGAAGCCCGGTACTCTTCGAGTAGTGTATGAGGGGGTACATACACACGACTTACCGGCAACAGAATCTGCCTCCTCCGGCCAGTCAGGGACTTCATCTTCAACTGCAAACCAATATGACTTGCTGACACAAGTTTTCGGAGATCGATCATCAACTACTACTTCTCTTCATGATGATCACCCATGA
- the LOC132163441 gene encoding WRKY transcription factor 23-like isoform X3: MSEASQSRQVSMGIEEEDMDGRGFRLVLPEDGYEWRKYGQKFIKNIGKFRSYFKCQRSNCSAKKRAEWSASKPGTLRVVYEGVHTHDLPATESASSGQSGTSSSTANQYDLLTQVFGDRSSTTTSLHDDHP, encoded by the exons ATGAGTGAAGCTTCCCAGAGCAGACAAGTCTCCAT GGGAATTGAAGAGGAAGACATGGATGGAAGAGGCTTCAGATTGGTGTTGCCTGAAGATGGCtatgaatggagaaaatatggccaaaagttcataaaaaatattggCAAATTCAG AAGTTACTTCAAGTGCCAAAGGAGCAATTGCAGTGCAAAGAAGAGAGCTGAGTGGTCGGCGTCGAAGCCCGGTACTCTTCGAGTAGTGTATGAGGGGGTACATACACACGACTTACCGGCAACAGAATCTGCCTCCTCCGGCCAGTCAGGGACTTCATCTTCAACTGCAAACCAATATGACTTGCTGACACAAGTTTTCGGAGATCGATCATCAACTACTACTTCTCTTCATGATGATCACCCATGA
- the LOC132163394 gene encoding probable serine/threonine-protein kinase PBL16 isoform X1 → MGNCWCRWEPSVYRVSSNAKSESPKYESQLVKQRNDESKLPSNPEEVEDFRRDSAANPLIAFTFNELKVITGNFRPDGVLGGGGFGRVYKGFIAEDLRKGLPPLSVAVKVHDGDDSYQGHREWLAEVMFLGQLSHPNLVKLIGYCCEDEQRVLIYEYMPRGSVENNLFSRVLLPLPWSIRMKIAFGAAKGLAFLHEAEKPVIYRDFKTSNILLDSDYNAKLSDFGLAKDGPVGDKSHVSTRIMGTYGYAAPEYIMTGHLTPRSDVYSYGVVLLELLTGRKSLDKSRPAREQNLTDWALPLLKEKKKLMNIIDPRLEGDYPVKGVHKAAMLAYHCLNRNPKARPLMRDIVDSLEPLQAPTDQEVSTEQTTLTVISEVPDAESKRKEDAESSS, encoded by the exons ATGGGGAATTGCTGGTGTAGGTGGGAACCCTCGGTTTACAGAGTCTCATCCAATGCAAAGTCAG AGTCTCCAAAATACGAGAGCCAATTAGTGAAACAAAGGAACGATGAAAGTAAGCTACCATCAAACCCTGAAGAAGTAGAAGATTTCCGTCGTGATTCAGCTGCAAATCCATTGATTGCATTCACCTTCAATGAGCTAAAGGTAATCACTGGAAATTTTAGGCCAGATGGAGTGTTGGGCGGAGGAGGATTTGGAAGGGTTTATAAAGGGTTTATTGCTGAGGATCTAAGAAAGGGGCTTCCTCCCTTATCTGTAGCTGTTAAGGTTCATGATGGTGATGACAGTTATCAAGGCCACAGAGAATGGCTG GCAGAAGTCATGTTTTTGGGGCAGCTTTCTCATCCAAATTTGGTAAAATTGATTGGATATTGCTGTGAAGATGAGCAGCGGGTACTAATATATGAGTATATGCCTCGGGGTAGTGTGGAGAACAATCTTTTTTCAA GAGTATTGCTGCCTTTGCCGTGGTCCATTAGAATGAAAATTGCATTTGGTGCTGCAAAAGGACTTGCCTTTCTCCATGAAGCTGAGAAACCTGTCATCTATCGTGATTTTAAGACTTCTAATATTCTGCTAGACTCG GACTACAATGCAAAGCTCTCTGACTTTGGCCTTGCAAAAGATGGACCAGTGGGAGACAAGTCTCATGTTTCTACTCGCATAATGGGAACGTACGGGTATGCTGCTCCCGAGTATATTATGACAG GCCATCTAACTCCTAGGAGTGATGTTTACAGCTATGGTGTTGTTCTTCTTGAACTTCTTACAGGAAGAAAATCCTTAGACAAGTCACGACCAGCCCGAGAGCAGAACCTGACAGATTGGGCTCTCCCGTTGcttaaggagaagaaaaaattgatgaatatcATTGATCCAAGGCTGGAAGGAGACTATCCTGTTAAAGGAGTTCACAAGGCAGCCATGCTGGCTTATCATTGCCTAAACAGGAATCCAAAGGCAAGGCCTTTAATGCGAGATATAGTGGACTCCTTGGAACCTCTACAGGCCCCTACTGATCAGGAGGTTTCAACTGAACAAACTACTTTAACTGTAATTAGTGAGGTTCCGGATGCAGAgtcaaaaagaaaggaagatgcAGAGAGTAGTAGCTGA